A genome region from Gardnerella vaginalis includes the following:
- a CDS encoding response regulator transcription factor translates to MGKNVEASIVVVDDEPSIRELLVASLHFAGFDVETAASGSEAIDVIERVNPDLIVMDVMLPDIDGFTVTRRIRQNGVAVPVLFLTARDDTQDKIMGLTVGGDDYVTKPFSLEEVVARIRAILRRTQDPDEDTPVVRVADLEINEDSHDVSRSGVPIELSPTEYKLLHYLMDNEGRVLSKSQILNHVWQYDWGGDAAIVESYISYLRKKIDGIEIKNEDGSLKKVVPLIETKRGIGYMIRVPKAGQA, encoded by the coding sequence ATGGGTAAGAATGTAGAAGCATCTATTGTTGTGGTCGATGACGAACCTTCAATTCGTGAGCTTTTGGTAGCATCGCTACACTTTGCAGGATTTGATGTAGAAACAGCAGCTTCTGGTTCAGAAGCTATTGATGTTATTGAGCGTGTAAATCCAGATCTTATTGTTATGGACGTTATGCTCCCAGATATAGACGGATTTACGGTTACAAGGCGAATTCGACAGAATGGTGTTGCTGTTCCTGTGTTGTTCCTTACTGCTAGAGACGACACTCAGGATAAGATTATGGGTCTTACTGTTGGTGGCGACGATTATGTTACAAAGCCTTTTAGTCTAGAAGAAGTGGTTGCGAGAATTCGTGCAATATTGCGTAGAACTCAAGATCCAGATGAAGATACGCCTGTTGTGCGCGTTGCTGATTTGGAAATTAATGAGGATTCGCATGATGTCTCCAGATCTGGTGTTCCAATTGAATTAAGTCCTACGGAGTATAAGTTACTTCATTATTTGATGGACAATGAAGGAAGAGTATTGTCTAAGAGTCAGATTCTCAATCATGTTTGGCAATATGATTGGGGTGGAGACGCAGCAATTGTAGAATCCTATATTTCTTATCTTCGTAAAAAGATTGATGGTATTGAAATTAAAAATGAGGATGGAAGCTTAAAGAAGGTTGTTCCTCTTATTGAAACGAAGCGTGGTATTGGCTATATGATTCGCGTTCCGAAAGCAGGTCAAGCCTGA
- a CDS encoding TPM domain-containing protein: MPSRKFVKDFFINVVKGLSAFVIIVFFSESVLFPTTAFANDGLSKADSQNKSTKNLGIVATDSITDTENLLGDSVTKVSDMISTTKKQTGVSVKLLYLSNFTGNKNPSKWASDLLTSTNPDRNTVLLAVATHDGKLVVAVSSNSDEWLKRKTTVDLLSDAAYRPLISSQGADWSQSAIMLMKQIVRSKKTSVTSRTSVVSTIVMVVIVVALFVLVALILWRRNYILKQVSLGLRRAKRRHAARK, from the coding sequence ATGCCGTCTAGAAAGTTTGTAAAAGATTTTTTTATCAATGTGGTTAAAGGCTTATCTGCTTTTGTAATTATTGTGTTTTTTAGCGAAAGTGTTTTGTTTCCAACAACAGCTTTTGCTAATGATGGATTATCAAAAGCTGATTCTCAGAATAAAAGCACTAAAAATTTGGGTATTGTTGCAACGGATTCTATTACGGATACAGAAAATCTTCTTGGAGATTCTGTTACAAAAGTTTCAGATATGATTTCGACAACCAAAAAACAAACAGGCGTATCGGTTAAATTACTTTATTTATCCAATTTTACTGGAAATAAAAATCCGTCAAAATGGGCTAGTGATTTACTTACAAGCACTAATCCAGATCGTAATACTGTTCTTCTTGCTGTTGCTACTCATGATGGAAAGCTTGTAGTGGCAGTTTCATCTAATTCTGATGAATGGCTTAAAAGAAAAACAACCGTGGATTTGCTTTCTGATGCGGCGTATCGTCCTCTTATTAGTTCTCAAGGTGCTGATTGGTCTCAATCTGCAATCATGCTCATGAAGCAGATTGTTCGGTCTAAGAAAACTTCTGTAACTTCCAGAACAAGTGTAGTTTCAACGATTGTTATGGTTGTTATTGTTGTTGCTTTGTTTGTTCTTGTGGCACTTATTCTGTGGAGAAGAAACTATATTCTAAAACAAGTATCACTAGGGTTGAGAAGAGCTAAAAGACGCCATGCAGCGCGTAAATAA